Proteins encoded together in one Mycolicibacter minnesotensis window:
- a CDS encoding helix-turn-helix transcriptional regulator gives MSLSWPLTGRSAELQTLQTALATPETSGVLVCGASGVGKSRICRELLAVAAPQGQDLRWAMCTSSARNVPLGAFAAWAPTGVTDTVQLIRGLIEALTAAPSGTAVVGVDDVHLIDDLSAFVVHQIVQRGLAKVILTLREGESIPDAVREIWTAGRFERLDLQPLSLNETAGLLSATLTGSVDAHAAQRLWKLTQGNALYLRSIVEHELAEGRMVLRRDQWCWIGEPTMPPSLAGFLEPRIGSLPGPVGDVVDLLAVAEPIELGALSRIGDPAAVEEAEVRGLITIESGEGGAQVRLAHPLYGEICRSRAATTRLRRLRGLVAAELAADEDRDDIAALVRRATLTLESDLPPDADLFTRAASGAVWLADLVLADRLAQAAARAGAGPESSFVSAHALSWLGRGEEADALLAKVGTGDLDHRDRARLAFLRASNMLWALGEPARAKDIIDAASATVPSPARSYIDAFLAVYWFATDDLDSARQASEHLDLEDLPPVVGAEIAWVLSAISADAGRATDALTAADTGYTIAARSLDAPQMMFNIADAHVSALMWAGRLDEAVEVAERVRRQAADLPGAAQLLGAAIAGRAALGAGCVDSADQLLEQVALAFSERGHGSGWGYRYLLPRITALALRGRIDAAATALDSLDTVRRRFRLLDHERSLARAWVAAGQGAVREAITVLRSAAEAAAAKGQFAAEVMCLQTAAQFGDSAGAARLRELEAVVEGPRVGLAVRFAAALRDGDAAELAAVSLDFERIGDLVAAIDAAAQAAIGYRRKDLRGTALVCGTRAAALAEQCGGASTPALRQAAQPLPLTEREQEIVMLISAGLSNREIAERLTLSVRTVESHIYRAMLKTDTNGRDELAALRPHRRSDS, from the coding sequence GTGAGTCTGTCGTGGCCGCTCACCGGACGCTCGGCAGAGCTGCAGACCCTGCAAACAGCCCTGGCGACTCCCGAGACGTCCGGCGTGCTGGTGTGTGGTGCGTCAGGGGTGGGCAAGAGCCGGATCTGCCGCGAGCTGCTGGCGGTGGCCGCGCCCCAGGGGCAGGACCTGCGCTGGGCGATGTGCACCTCGTCCGCGCGAAACGTTCCACTCGGGGCGTTCGCCGCATGGGCACCTACGGGTGTCACCGACACGGTGCAGCTGATCCGCGGTCTGATCGAAGCCCTGACCGCCGCGCCGTCGGGTACTGCGGTGGTGGGCGTCGACGATGTGCACCTGATCGATGACCTGTCGGCCTTCGTGGTCCATCAGATCGTGCAACGTGGCCTGGCGAAAGTGATCCTCACCCTTCGTGAGGGCGAGTCCATTCCCGATGCCGTGCGCGAAATCTGGACTGCCGGCCGTTTCGAGCGCCTGGATCTGCAGCCGTTGTCGCTCAACGAGACCGCCGGTCTGCTGTCGGCGACATTGACTGGTTCGGTGGATGCCCATGCCGCTCAACGGCTGTGGAAGCTCACACAGGGCAATGCGCTGTATCTGCGTAGCATCGTCGAGCACGAGCTGGCCGAGGGGCGCATGGTGCTCCGGCGCGATCAGTGGTGCTGGATCGGGGAACCGACCATGCCCCCGAGTTTGGCCGGATTTCTCGAACCGCGGATCGGGTCACTGCCCGGGCCGGTCGGTGACGTGGTCGATCTGTTGGCGGTCGCGGAACCGATCGAACTCGGGGCGCTGTCGCGCATCGGCGACCCCGCCGCGGTGGAGGAAGCCGAGGTACGCGGGCTCATCACGATCGAGTCCGGTGAAGGCGGTGCGCAGGTGCGGCTGGCGCACCCGTTGTACGGCGAGATCTGCCGCAGCCGCGCCGCCACCACCCGGCTGCGCAGGCTGCGCGGCCTGGTCGCTGCCGAACTCGCGGCTGACGAGGACCGCGACGACATCGCAGCACTGGTGCGTCGCGCCACCTTGACCCTTGAATCCGATCTCCCGCCGGACGCGGACCTGTTCACCCGGGCCGCCAGCGGCGCGGTCTGGCTCGCCGATCTGGTCCTCGCCGATCGACTCGCGCAGGCGGCCGCGCGTGCGGGCGCCGGGCCGGAGTCGAGTTTCGTCTCCGCGCATGCACTGTCGTGGCTGGGGCGCGGGGAGGAAGCCGACGCGCTGTTGGCCAAGGTCGGAACCGGCGACCTCGATCATCGCGACCGAGCCAGGCTGGCGTTCCTGCGCGCCAGCAATATGCTCTGGGCGCTGGGCGAACCCGCGCGCGCCAAGGACATCATCGATGCTGCCTCGGCCACCGTGCCGTCACCAGCCCGCAGCTATATCGACGCCTTTCTGGCGGTGTACTGGTTTGCCACCGATGATCTGGATTCGGCCCGACAGGCCTCGGAGCATCTGGATCTGGAGGACCTGCCGCCGGTGGTGGGCGCCGAAATCGCCTGGGTGCTCAGCGCCATCTCCGCGGATGCGGGCCGCGCCACCGATGCCCTGACCGCCGCGGACACGGGGTACACCATCGCGGCCCGCTCCTTGGACGCCCCGCAGATGATGTTCAACATCGCCGATGCCCACGTCAGTGCGCTGATGTGGGCGGGACGGCTCGACGAGGCCGTTGAGGTGGCGGAGCGGGTGCGCCGGCAGGCTGCCGACCTGCCGGGTGCGGCCCAGCTCCTGGGCGCCGCGATCGCGGGCCGGGCGGCGCTGGGGGCCGGCTGTGTCGACTCGGCCGATCAGCTGTTGGAGCAGGTCGCGCTGGCCTTCTCCGAGCGCGGCCATGGCAGCGGCTGGGGATACCGGTATCTGCTGCCGCGGATCACCGCACTGGCCCTGCGTGGTCGCATCGACGCCGCGGCGACCGCGCTGGACAGTCTCGATACGGTACGGCGGCGCTTCCGGTTGCTTGACCATGAGCGGAGCCTGGCTCGAGCTTGGGTGGCCGCCGGCCAGGGCGCAGTCCGGGAGGCGATCACCGTCCTGCGGTCGGCGGCCGAGGCGGCCGCGGCCAAAGGACAGTTCGCGGCGGAAGTGATGTGTCTGCAGACCGCCGCTCAGTTCGGGGACAGCGCCGGTGCCGCCCGGCTACGTGAGCTTGAAGCTGTCGTCGAGGGGCCGCGGGTTGGTCTGGCCGTCCGGTTCGCCGCCGCGCTACGTGATGGAGATGCCGCGGAATTGGCCGCGGTGTCGCTGGACTTCGAGCGCATCGGGGATCTGGTCGCGGCGATCGATGCTGCCGCCCAGGCGGCGATCGGCTACCGCCGCAAAGACCTACGGGGAACAGCGTTGGTCTGCGGAACCCGCGCCGCCGCCCTGGCCGAACAGTGCGGTGGCGCGAGCACGCCGGCGCTACGTCAAGCCGCGCAGCCCTTGCCGTTGACCGAGCGCGAGCAGGAGATCGTGATGTTGATCAGCGCGGGGTTGTCCAATCGGGAGATCGCCGAGCGGCTGACGCTGTCCGTTCGCACTGTCGAAAGTCATATCTACCGGGCCATGTTGAAAACGGACACCAACGGCCGCGACGAGCTCGCCGCTCTGCGACCGCACCGCCGAAGCGATTCCTGA